From the genome of Medicago truncatula cultivar Jemalong A17 chromosome 2, MtrunA17r5.0-ANR, whole genome shotgun sequence:
GGAGGGGTGGGAAAGGAAAGGCTTATGGAAAGGTAAACTCTTGTTTgggagttttaaaaaaatagagaaaggtTTTGAGGGATTTTGAAGGGcttcatttgtccaattttaaagttcccccaaattagggggttaaacatacaaattgacaattttgtcCTCATAATAACTCAAAATTCCAATTATAATTTACAAGATAAATTACAAAGTATAAAAtaatgtattgattttaagagaaaaaaaatagtaaaatagtaaaattatcatCACATAAGTCCTCTATCTCCTTTCCTTGTTGGTTTCTTTAACTCCCGAACAAGGGAAAGattttccctcctttctcccttcccttcccctcctaagtCTTTCCTTCCCCTTCtctcaaaactcgcaaacaaaaccTAAAGAAACAGATATTGTCTCTTAATCAGTTCAGttgtcttccattttattttagtcaTAAATAAGTATAAAGAAACATCAAATCGCTACAATTCTACCACTATATTTTAAATCATTTCAAATAATCAGTCCTTGAAAAGCAAAATTGATGGCATTAATTATCCAATTTGTTTGATGAATAAGGGACCAATGCGATGAGTATATATATCTCTAATTTGGAagaccaaaataaatatttacccTTAGATGATGAGAAAagatgtaaccaaaaaaaaaaaaatatgatgagAAAAGATATATGaaattgaatatataataacaatagCTGAATTAGGCCACATTAATCGGATAAATACAAGTTACACAGTACACACTACATAATATGTAGTAGTGATAAAATATACccaaataacataaaaattgaACCCAACATATGCTTCAATTTGGTACATAGTCATAAAGTACAAATGAAACCCCCAACAGAAACATCCTcgaataacataaacaaattttaacaaACACATAAACAGTTCAGATTACTAGAACtcatgaactttaggtacttaTGGTTTAGGCACACCAGGCACACCAGGAATCTGAGGAATTTGTGGCACACCAGGAACAGTAGGAATCTGAGGAATTTGAGGTACAGTTGGTACTTGAGGCAAAGTTGGAACACCTAAGTTTGGAATTGTTGGCAATTGTGGCTGTGTTATCGGCAATGGCACTGGCAGATTAGGTAGTGGTGGCAACTCAACAAGGTTACGTGCTCCTTCAATACTTGTCATTGATGAAAATGTTATGAGTAAAAGTGATAAAATGAATGACCAGAAATTGATGGAAgccatttttttgtttggagCTAGAGAACTTAGTATTAGTCTTTACTAATAGTTGTGGTATGCTTGAGTTGAGGTAATGGTCTATGTGTGTTGTGGGCTTTTATAGACAAAGATGTGCATCATGTGATTGTGAAGATTGGTATTGTATGGTTTGAGAATTTTTTAAGGTAAAATCAAACATATCTTGAATATGATTAGTTTAATTTCTTACATGTACATTATGTTAATGtaaatataattcattaatatagttctaaaaaaatatatccttTCATTTTAATAGGAAGAGCAtatcatatacaaatatatattcaaaatcgttaaaaaaatgaaaatgttgaatttgcgaacaaaatcacaacattcaaattaatagcataaaacagtCAAATGTCtacaaataaattatatgataaaattaaagtgattaGAATATCAATGTCTTTGAATCTCCAATGCTGACGACATAGTCATTAGTTGAATTAGTAATTGATGGAAGTTAATATGTTGATCTAAACCAAACGAATATCACACTAAAACGGAAAACCAAACGAACACCCAACTAAGACAGAAAATCAAACAATAACATTTAAAAcgacgaaataaaaaaaaaaaataataataacttgatCAATATGAAGACTACTAATTTAGATTAATGTAGGAGAAAATAGCTCCAGAGTGTATTCACTTGT
Proteins encoded in this window:
- the LOC11434820 gene encoding protein PELPK1; amino-acid sequence: MASINFWSFILSLLLITFSSMTSIEGARNLVELPPLPNLPVPLPITQPQLPTIPNLGVPTLPQVPTVPQIPQIPTVPGVPQIPQIPGVPGVPKP